GGTGCCCCCGGCGAGCTTCGGCCCTGCTGGCGACAGGCTGCACCCCATTCATCTGGACCCGGGAGAGTCTGGGCTGCGTGCGTGTGTCTTGTTCCCGTGCGCCGGACACGACTACCGTTTACAAAAGCGTAACCGGTGGTGACCTGACCATGGAATACAGAAACGGCGAAATCTCGAGCGCGGAAAGAACCCGCGGTATGTGGATCGCACGAAAATTGGACCGGGTGCGATTCACGCGTCAAGCGAATCAACAGTCTTGCAGAAAAATAACGATCGTGTCTGCTCGTCGTAGCGCGCTTTTGAAACGCTGTTGAATCATCGCCGACTTTGAAGCgactgaaaaaatatcaccaaTGACTAACGCACGGTCGTGAGTCTTGAAGAACAAATGTGTCAGTTCGGTGCTGGCTAACTTCGCGGACTCATCCGGAGCTGAGTAAATATGTATTATCCCGAGGAGGACGCCACTGGGAAACGGTGCTGCTGCAATAAACACCGTCTCTTACGCTTTAGCGTTATTTATCCGTTCGTATGTCTGTCTGTCCGTTTCGCTGCTTTCTTTATACAGTCTTATCCGAGAGATATAGCCGCACGCCGTACCCGACTCCCCTACAGTCCACCTTAGCCGTGTCCGTACACGGGGACGAGGCTGCCCGATATAACGACCGGGTGTGAGTGCAGGTTGGAACGCAACTCGAAGTGCATTGATACATTCATTAGACTCGGATGCAGCTTCGCTGCCGAGCCGAGGGTGGATTTTAGTCGATCGGAGAAATATTCCGCGGCGTGCGTGTTGCAACGGCTATCGAACTTTGCATAGGCGGAAAGTGTCGttattataaatacgtatCCGGTCGCAACTCAAAACCTGCGACAAAACTTCAAGTTAAGAACTGTGAATTCACGCAGTCAGTATCGATCAGTTATACAACTACGtagacatttatttttttctatggtTGATTCCGCTAATAATTTGAAAAGCCTGTACAGAAATGAatcataacaataatagtttcttctctttgaaaataatttccctTAAATACCGAATGTATAGTTTTggtattttgggaatttgGAAACCGCTTCAGGTCGGACTCGATTCGGGGAGTAGCGATTtggaactgaaaatttattcacctcAGGTTCTAGCATCGTGAcagtttctttctctctttatttttctgcCAGGGCTTTTGGAGCCAAGTGTGCCAAGTGTGGGCGTAGTGTCGGTGCTGGTGACTGGGTTCGGAGAGCTAGAGAACGTGTTTATCACCTGGCTTGTTTCGCCTGCGACGCGTGTTCGAGACAACTTTCGACTGGTGAACAATTTGCGCTCCTAGACGCGAGGCTTCTCTGCAAGGCGCACTACCTGGACGTCGTCGAAGGCAACAACACCTCGTCCGACGGTGAGCAATGAGGACTTCGAATCGCAGGTGTTCCAGTGTCAATTGACTGACTGCAGTCATTATCATAATCGATTTCGAGGCGTAGAATCCAGTGGATGCTATTGCAGAGGGTGGCGACTCGGAGAGCGGACACAAGGGTGGCAACAAGGCCAAGAGGGTGCGGACAACCTTCACCGAGGAGCAGCTATCGGTCCTTCAAGCCAATTTCCAGCTGGACAGCAACCCTGACGGTCAGGACCTTGAGAGGATAGCTCACGTCACTGGACTCAGCAAGAGAGTGACCCAAGTATGGTTCCAGAACTCCAGAGCACGGCAGAAGAAGCATTTGCACACGGGGAAGCTGAAGGGTCAGCACGGTGAGTTGGCCCGCGCCTGACTCAAATATTTTAGATTGTTTCGTTCGCTTTACTTTCTTGCAGTTCATCAGTCACCTCCGAATTCCGTGTCACCAGCCACTGGCGATTTCGGAAGACACATCAACCTCCACTTGACCTACTCCTTTCAGCATCAGCAACATCAGCTCAGTCAACAGCCGCAGCTCAGCCCGGCTACCTGTAAAAGCCCGACGCCTTCCCTTTACCACAATCACGGTACGAGTTTCTAGGAAAGCAGTTTCACGAAGCTTATCAACTCCGTAATTACTTAGACACATTCTCTTCGACGAAATTCATTCTTATCGCAAATCGCCAAGTTACGGGAAAGGATAATGTGAAATTAATCAGGGTTTCACCGTTTCTgggagttttgaaaattcatcagaGATCTTGATCAGCTGGATAATCCAAATGATCGAGAAATAATCCAGTGACTTTGCTAGCCAGTTGGAAGGGACCATCT
This is a stretch of genomic DNA from Neodiprion fabricii isolate iyNeoFabr1 chromosome 2, iyNeoFabr1.1, whole genome shotgun sequence. It encodes these proteins:
- the LOC124175731 gene encoding LIM/homeobox protein Awh-like isoform X2, whose translation is MERKITEVEDVAAEVCTGAGQNAAPPTGVGTEIPTGSATMECGGCGDRVRERTVLCVGGRTWHSRCLRCCACARPLHDQHSCFLRGMRLYCRHDYAMAFGAKCAKCGRSVGAGDWVRRARERVYHLACFACDACSRQLSTGEQFALLDARLLCKAHYLDVVEGNNTSSDEGGDSESGHKGGNKAKRVRTTFTEEQLSVLQANFQLDSNPDGQDLERIAHVTGLSKRVTQVWFQNSRARQKKHLHTGKLKGQHVHQSPPNSVSPATGDFGRHINLHLTYSFQHQQHQLSQQPQLSPATCKSPTPSLYHNHGSEQSMDELSQDSMMLSMPNEV
- the LOC124175731 gene encoding LIM/homeobox protein Awh-like isoform X1, with amino-acid sequence MQLSVYRQHVAQTEVEDVAAEVCTGAGQNAAPPTGVGTEIPTGSATMECGGCGDRVRERTVLCVGGRTWHSRCLRCCACARPLHDQHSCFLRGMRLYCRHDYAMAFGAKCAKCGRSVGAGDWVRRARERVYHLACFACDACSRQLSTGEQFALLDARLLCKAHYLDVVEGNNTSSDEGGDSESGHKGGNKAKRVRTTFTEEQLSVLQANFQLDSNPDGQDLERIAHVTGLSKRVTQVWFQNSRARQKKHLHTGKLKGQHVHQSPPNSVSPATGDFGRHINLHLTYSFQHQQHQLSQQPQLSPATCKSPTPSLYHNHGSEQSMDELSQDSMMLSMPNEV
- the LOC124175731 gene encoding LIM/homeobox protein Awh-like isoform X4, whose protein sequence is MECGGCGDRVRERTVLCVGGRTWHSRCLRCCACARPLHDQHSCFLRGMRLYCRHDYAMAFGAKCAKCGRSVGAGDWVRRARERVYHLACFACDACSRQLSTGEQFALLDARLLCKAHYLDVVEGNNTSSDEGGDSESGHKGGNKAKRVRTTFTEEQLSVLQANFQLDSNPDGQDLERIAHVTGLSKRVTQVWFQNSRARQKKHLHTGKLKGQHVHQSPPNSVSPATGDFGRHINLHLTYSFQHQQHQLSQQPQLSPATCKSPTPSLYHNHGSEQSMDELSQDSMMLSMPNEV
- the LOC124175731 gene encoding LIM/homeobox protein Awh-like isoform X3 is translated as MKTEVEDVAAEVCTGAGQNAAPPTGVGTEIPTGSATMECGGCGDRVRERTVLCVGGRTWHSRCLRCCACARPLHDQHSCFLRGMRLYCRHDYAMAFGAKCAKCGRSVGAGDWVRRARERVYHLACFACDACSRQLSTGEQFALLDARLLCKAHYLDVVEGNNTSSDEGGDSESGHKGGNKAKRVRTTFTEEQLSVLQANFQLDSNPDGQDLERIAHVTGLSKRVTQVWFQNSRARQKKHLHTGKLKGQHVHQSPPNSVSPATGDFGRHINLHLTYSFQHQQHQLSQQPQLSPATCKSPTPSLYHNHGSEQSMDELSQDSMMLSMPNEV